The Sorangiineae bacterium MSr11367 genome window below encodes:
- a CDS encoding zinc ribbon domain-containing protein, translating to MQVNERDRLAHLLLAEMKRWEAGDPEHVGVPQCLDWGTRWVLERAVGVAPLLANMIAKSAYRQLLRDKIEQKLGLFELGHFLKTMSDDARRLDKQMGMKEGLDKWWDDVDYEYEKLFKKAWDSGALDIDVALKLYQRKPKPKSKAKATPLTEAPPTPDATTSEAPSAEAIFRPPVPACPGCSMPNDPDAVFCKRCRYRLDGRRSCHGCETINDSDASFCKKCGADLTSA from the coding sequence ATGCAGGTGAACGAGCGGGACCGGCTCGCCCATCTTCTTCTGGCCGAGATGAAACGTTGGGAAGCCGGGGACCCTGAGCACGTCGGCGTTCCGCAGTGCCTCGACTGGGGAACCCGCTGGGTCCTCGAGCGTGCCGTCGGGGTTGCCCCACTTCTCGCGAATATGATCGCGAAATCCGCCTACCGACAGCTCCTGCGAGATAAGATCGAGCAGAAGCTCGGTCTCTTCGAGCTAGGGCATTTTCTGAAGACCATGTCCGACGACGCCCGCCGGTTGGACAAGCAGATGGGGATGAAAGAAGGGCTCGACAAGTGGTGGGACGACGTCGACTACGAGTACGAAAAGCTCTTCAAGAAGGCTTGGGACAGCGGGGCCCTGGACATTGATGTCGCCCTGAAGTTGTATCAGCGGAAACCGAAGCCAAAGTCGAAAGCGAAGGCTACTCCGCTCACGGAAGCACCGCCCACGCCAGATGCCACCACATCTGAGGCTCCGTCAGCTGAAGCCATATTTCGCCCGCCGGTTCCCGCGTGTCCCGGCTGCTCAATGCCGAATGACCCCGATGCCGTCTTCTGCAAGCGATGTCGTTATCGGCTGGATGGCAGACGCTCCTGCCATGGTTGCGAAACGATCAACGACTCCGACGCTTCCTTCTGCAAGAAATGCGGCGCCGACCTGACATCCGCATAG
- a CDS encoding sel1 repeat family protein has translation MKLLALACERESADACQELGARYWEGNGVAKDSAKAVGFFRAACEFGMGITCIKLGERYADGSDGFVQDDVTAMDLYTLACEKGVAAACKIRRKVWPEDVPRAEQQRRDIARAAQAAAKQKDACERRDMTACGTLGEQMILGDLIPMDKSGGERLLQRSCDGGNTLACAALGRFLNTGYFRRIRYAPAST, from the coding sequence ATGAAACTCTTGGCTCTCGCTTGTGAACGAGAATCGGCCGATGCCTGTCAGGAACTTGGTGCGCGCTACTGGGAGGGAAACGGCGTCGCCAAAGACTCCGCGAAGGCTGTCGGGTTCTTTCGGGCCGCCTGCGAATTCGGCATGGGCATTACATGCATCAAACTGGGAGAACGATATGCCGATGGCTCGGACGGTTTTGTACAAGACGACGTGACAGCCATGGATCTGTATACGCTCGCCTGCGAGAAAGGGGTCGCGGCGGCGTGCAAAATTCGCAGGAAGGTTTGGCCGGAGGATGTGCCGCGAGCCGAACAGCAAAGACGCGACATTGCCCGGGCCGCTCAGGCAGCCGCAAAGCAGAAGGATGCGTGCGAGCGACGCGATATGACCGCGTGCGGCACGTTAGGCGAGCAGATGATCCTCGGCGATCTCATTCCCATGGACAAATCGGGCGGCGAACGTCTTCTGCAACGCTCATGCGATGGCGGCAATACATTGGCGTGCGCCGCTCTCGGCCGATTCCTGAACACAGGGTACTTCCGAAGGATCCGGTACGCGCCCGCCAGTACTTGA
- a CDS encoding zinc-binding dehydrogenase translates to MRAIVTDPTSTPRLALREAPVPTAAPNEALVKVNAISLNAGETRTALEATTRYVPGWDFAGVVEKAATDGSSPVAGTRVFGVVPQGSWAERVAVRAGLIAEIPPGITDAQAASIPVAGATALLCLERAGALLGRRVLITGAAGGVGRFACQLARLAGAHVFAVSRRAELSQQLSADGVSPATVFRTMADAKAAGSYDVIVDSVGGETLALALTALSIDGICVACGNSSGALTSFDVRDLYRRAAPPRLHVLWLGTALTANCTPILARLAALVAHGQLKTPIDAELPWTEVATAAERLVAQNVHGKIVLNVS, encoded by the coding sequence ATGAGAGCCATCGTGACCGATCCCACCTCGACGCCTCGCCTCGCCCTTCGCGAGGCACCCGTGCCGACCGCCGCGCCCAACGAAGCGTTGGTGAAGGTGAACGCCATCTCGCTCAACGCAGGCGAAACCAGGACGGCCCTCGAGGCGACCACCCGCTACGTGCCAGGGTGGGACTTTGCCGGTGTCGTCGAGAAGGCGGCGACTGACGGCAGCTCACCCGTTGCGGGTACCCGCGTGTTCGGCGTCGTCCCGCAAGGATCGTGGGCGGAGCGCGTCGCGGTGCGGGCGGGACTCATCGCCGAGATACCTCCCGGCATCACGGACGCGCAGGCCGCGTCGATCCCCGTGGCTGGCGCGACGGCGCTCCTCTGTCTCGAGCGCGCAGGCGCGCTGCTCGGGCGCAGGGTTTTGATCACTGGAGCTGCAGGAGGTGTTGGTCGCTTCGCGTGCCAGCTCGCACGCCTGGCGGGTGCTCACGTCTTCGCAGTAAGTCGTCGTGCCGAGCTGTCCCAACAGTTGAGTGCCGACGGCGTATCGCCTGCCACCGTCTTCCGGACCATGGCCGATGCCAAGGCGGCGGGCTCGTATGACGTGATCGTCGACTCGGTGGGAGGGGAGACGCTCGCCCTCGCGCTCACGGCGCTCAGCATCGACGGCATCTGCGTCGCCTGCGGCAACTCCAGTGGGGCGCTCACGAGTTTCGACGTTCGCGATCTCTACCGGCGCGCTGCACCGCCCCGCCTTCACGTCCTTTGGCTCGGCACCGCGCTGACGGCCAACTGCACGCCCATCTTGGCTCGACTCGCCGCGCTCGTGGCGCACGGACAGCTGAAGACGCCCATCGACGCCGAGCTGCCATGGACCGAGGTAGCTACGGCTGCCGAACGGCTCGTAGCGCAGAACGTGCACGGGAAGATCGTGCTGAATGTTTCCTGA
- a CDS encoding GNAT family N-acetyltransferase — protein sequence MILRLPQSTLRPWSAADVDAVARHANDRDIWLNLRDRFPHPYTRADAEMWIAHASKNEASCFAIEVDGEAAGGLSFQPMGDVERHTAEIGYWLGKPYWGRGIATIAVVAATAYAFEHLGLERIEAGVYEWNAASTRVLVKAGYSFEGRLRRRIVKDQRIGDVLMYARLRGDVS from the coding sequence ATGATCCTCCGACTCCCCCAATCAACGCTTCGCCCGTGGTCGGCCGCCGACGTGGATGCGGTGGCGCGTCACGCCAACGATCGCGATATTTGGCTCAACCTGCGCGACCGATTTCCACATCCCTATACGCGCGCCGATGCCGAAATGTGGATTGCCCATGCTTCGAAAAACGAGGCATCGTGTTTCGCCATCGAGGTGGATGGCGAGGCCGCCGGTGGCCTATCGTTCCAGCCGATGGGCGACGTCGAACGCCACACCGCCGAAATCGGCTATTGGCTGGGCAAGCCCTATTGGGGACGAGGCATCGCGACGATTGCGGTGGTCGCCGCCACGGCGTACGCGTTCGAGCACCTCGGGCTCGAGCGCATCGAGGCAGGTGTCTACGAGTGGAACGCGGCGTCCACGCGCGTCTTGGTCAAAGCGGGCTACAGCTTCGAGGGGCGCCTCCGCCGGCGGATCGTAAAGGATCAACGCATCGGTGACGTCTTGATGTATGCGCGGCTCCGCGGCGACGTGAGCTGA
- a CDS encoding alpha/beta fold hydrolase: protein MLDIQARARVTLVGFLCSMALGACVSPSPAAARPPVAVAPKAVAVDGEQRIAELGKCTLDSGETLAPCRIGYRTFGKLDAGKSNAVLFPTWFTGTSGKLVDVVPDKLVDTKRFYLILVDAIGNGVSSSPSNSPTQAHLRFPKFTIRDMVASQERLLREVLHIERLHTVMGMSMGGMQALEWAVSRPGMAAHVVSIVGTPQLTAQDLLLWNAEMHALEADTAYAHGEYQGHPKIRAVQDIHNMMLMTAGHRAANIPRNEFPAWLEKIESDTSFDWNDWHRQLEAMIAHDVAAPWGGNLEEAARRLRAKVLFVVAEHDQMVNPGPSKVLAKAAHARLEVLDGPCGHLAPGCEQPALARYVRAFMEE from the coding sequence ATGCTGGACATTCAAGCGCGGGCGCGTGTCACGCTGGTCGGCTTTCTTTGCAGCATGGCGCTCGGCGCCTGCGTTTCGCCGTCACCGGCGGCGGCTCGCCCACCGGTGGCCGTGGCGCCCAAGGCCGTGGCGGTGGATGGCGAGCAGAGAATCGCCGAGCTTGGAAAGTGCACCCTCGACAGCGGTGAGACCCTTGCGCCTTGTCGCATCGGGTATCGCACGTTCGGCAAGCTCGATGCGGGGAAGTCGAATGCGGTGCTCTTTCCGACGTGGTTCACGGGTACGTCGGGAAAGCTCGTCGACGTGGTGCCGGACAAGCTCGTCGACACGAAACGGTTTTACCTGATCCTCGTCGATGCCATCGGGAACGGCGTTTCGTCGTCGCCGTCGAATAGCCCTACCCAGGCGCACCTCCGTTTTCCGAAGTTCACCATTCGCGACATGGTCGCGTCGCAGGAGAGGTTGCTTCGCGAAGTGTTGCACATCGAGCGATTGCACACCGTGATGGGGATGTCGATGGGCGGTATGCAGGCACTCGAATGGGCGGTGAGCCGCCCCGGCATGGCGGCGCACGTCGTGTCCATCGTGGGGACGCCGCAGCTCACTGCGCAAGACTTGCTCCTCTGGAATGCGGAAATGCATGCCCTCGAAGCCGATACGGCCTATGCGCATGGCGAATACCAGGGGCATCCCAAGATTCGCGCGGTCCAGGATATTCACAATATGATGCTCATGACCGCAGGGCATCGAGCGGCCAATATCCCGCGCAATGAATTTCCCGCATGGCTCGAGAAGATTGAATCGGACACCAGCTTCGATTGGAACGATTGGCACCGCCAACTCGAAGCGATGATCGCCCACGATGTTGCCGCGCCCTGGGGCGGCAATCTGGAAGAGGCTGCGCGCCGGCTTCGAGCGAAGGTGCTCTTCGTCGTCGCCGAGCATGATCAAATGGTGAATCCGGGACCGTCCAAGGTCCTAGCCAAAGCCGCCCACGCGCGTCTGGAGGTGCTCGACGGACCGTGCGGCCACCTCGCCCCCGGGTGCGAACAGCCTGCGCTTGCGCGGTACGTCCGCGCCTTCATGGAGGAGTGA
- a CDS encoding dihydrofolate reductase family protein, with translation MPTSILFMSMSLDGYIAGPNDEVGNPGGDGFGRLHEWYGDFSRPPGEMGELWDEWNSPGAILAGRRTVEQVDHWGGDNQGARIFVPSHRKPGPSVANYPLVTYVSDGIASAMTQARAAAGDRNVLVLGAYTAQRALEAGVLDELQIHQIPVLLGDGRKLFEILPKRIELSIARVIGTADATHIRYRVAR, from the coding sequence ATGCCCACCTCGATTCTCTTCATGTCAATGTCTCTCGATGGCTACATTGCCGGTCCCAACGACGAGGTCGGAAACCCGGGCGGCGATGGATTCGGCCGTCTCCACGAGTGGTATGGCGATTTCTCGCGGCCGCCGGGGGAGATGGGCGAGCTTTGGGACGAATGGAATTCTCCGGGTGCGATTTTGGCCGGCCGCCGCACGGTCGAGCAGGTCGACCACTGGGGTGGCGACAACCAGGGGGCGCGGATCTTTGTGCCGAGTCACCGAAAGCCTGGACCTTCGGTCGCCAACTATCCGCTCGTGACCTATGTCTCCGACGGCATCGCGAGCGCCATGACGCAAGCCAGAGCCGCTGCCGGAGACCGCAACGTTCTGGTGCTCGGTGCGTACACCGCGCAACGGGCGCTCGAAGCAGGGGTCCTCGACGAGCTGCAAATTCATCAGATCCCCGTGCTCCTCGGCGACGGCCGGAAGCTCTTCGAGATCCTTCCAAAGCGCATCGAACTGTCGATCGCGCGAGTCATCGGTACGGCTGACGCCACCCACATCCGCTACCGAGTTGCGAGATGA
- a CDS encoding IS3 family transposase (programmed frameshift): MAKRKRRVFTPEFKADAVRLCKSGDRTIAQVANDLDLTETALRAWVKRADAQAPKSAISNELTTPEREELAELRRKVKRLEMERENLKKSSNILREGEHVKFAFIDVEKTFWPIQVLCFVLGVSRSGYYAWKARPKSKARTSDEKLATQIEASHKRSRGTYGSPRVHRELRARGIRVARKRVERLMRQHGIAAKRKRRFRRTTDSKHAHPVAANLLERRFDVDLPNTAWVTDVTYVWTLEGWLYLAAILDLYSRRVVGWATSETNDRELALQALRSAVNSRKPPTGLLHHSDRGSPYASADYRAGLERHGFVASMSRKGDCWDNAVAESFFATIKGELIDHENYVTRACAIASIADYIDNFYNPVRRHSSIGYVSPIEFELILLQSNKLSA, translated from the exons ATGGCGAAACGGAAACGACGGGTGTTTACGCCCGAGTTCAAGGCAGATGCAGTTCGGCTTTGCAAGAGCGGAGATCGAACCATCGCGCAGGTCGCGAACGACCTCGATCTAACGGAAACGGCGCTGCGAGCTTGGGTCAAGCGCGCCGACGCGCAAGCGCCGAAGAGTGCCATATCGAACGAGCTGACGACGCCGGAGCGTGAGGAACTCGCGGAGCTTCGCCGAAAGGTGAAACGCCTCGAGATGGAGCGCGAGA ATCTTAAAAAAAGCAGCAACATTCTTCGCGAAGGAGAACACGTGAAGTTCGCGTTCATCGACGTGGAGAAGACGTTCTGGCCCATTCAGGTTCTCTGCTTCGTACTCGGCGTCTCGCGAAGCGGCTACTACGCCTGGAAAGCACGGCCGAAGTCGAAAGCCAGGACGAGTGACGAGAAGCTCGCGACGCAGATTGAAGCGTCGCACAAGCGCAGTCGTGGCACCTACGGAAGCCCGCGTGTGCATCGGGAACTGCGGGCTCGGGGCATCCGCGTGGCTCGGAAACGCGTCGAACGCTTGATGCGCCAGCACGGGATTGCCGCGAAACGAAAACGACGCTTTCGTCGCACCACGGACTCGAAGCATGCGCACCCCGTTGCCGCGAATCTGCTCGAGCGACGGTTCGACGTCGATCTTCCGAATACGGCATGGGTGACCGACGTGACGTACGTCTGGACCCTTGAAGGCTGGCTTTACCTCGCCGCGATCCTTGATCTCTATTCGCGACGAGTCGTCGGCTGGGCGACCAGCGAAACCAACGACCGGGAGCTCGCGTTGCAGGCCCTTCGCAGCGCCGTGAACAGCCGAAAACCGCCAACGGGGCTGCTTCATCACTCGGACCGCGGCAGCCCGTACGCGAGCGCCGACTACCGTGCCGGACTCGAACGACATGGCTTCGTGGCTAGTATGAGCCGCAAGGGCGACTGCTGGGACAACGCCGTCGCCGAGAGCTTCTTCGCCACAATCAAGGGCGAGTTGATCGATCATGAAAACTACGTGACGAGGGCTTGCGCGATCGCGTCGATCGCCGACTACATCGACAATTTCTACAACCCCGTTAGACGGCATTCGTCGATTGGCTACGTTAGCCCAATTGAGTTTGAATTAATTTTGTTGCAATCAAACAAGCTGTCCGCATAG
- a CDS encoding recombinase family protein, protein MSTTEQAERELSIFAQQRAADEYAAKHGQTIAKHYIEAGASGMNANRKVFREMLADVFMPGSDIGTIVVYHTSRFTRNATEARVVKEKLRKLGVRVISICQETPNDPMGELIQGIYECIDQYESEVNGLRVSAAMREAIRQGYYPAPRPPYGFRCMKVEVRPGVARSVLIHDEHEAELVRLIFQLYIASSGAKAVARTLNQRRLFYRQGAPWSRDRVLDVLQESAVRGTYVWGKVSARRCKRNDPAEWLELPVKAIVEPALCDLVDQLRKDRDLERAPGHQVETVNLLAKLVRCPKCDANYQLETSTKRSRRRGLYTYRYYNCRTACRVGKEGCIGARIPCARLDEAVLDFIADSICTRPRCENLLVHLTSNSAREERRARKVAQLQGDLEDVRDHMTRWTTVVERDDRHRALGEKSIRELQTQVRHLLRLLEPTAPPADSASSQHLDPQTLQEAWRALVTGGGTVSRNYVQHLIARIEVRENEIRIVPREPFPQ, encoded by the coding sequence GTGAGCACCACTGAGCAGGCAGAGCGAGAGCTCTCGATCTTTGCCCAGCAAAGGGCGGCCGATGAATATGCTGCTAAACACGGGCAGACTATCGCGAAGCATTACATCGAGGCCGGCGCCTCCGGGATGAACGCAAACCGGAAGGTATTTCGTGAGATGCTTGCCGATGTCTTCATGCCGGGTAGCGATATCGGAACGATCGTCGTCTACCACACGTCGCGGTTCACGCGGAACGCGACGGAGGCGCGTGTAGTTAAGGAAAAACTTCGAAAACTTGGCGTTCGCGTTATCTCGATCTGTCAGGAAACACCGAATGACCCTATGGGGGAACTCATTCAGGGCATCTACGAATGCATCGACCAATACGAGTCTGAAGTAAATGGGTTGCGCGTTTCGGCCGCTATGCGTGAGGCCATTCGGCAGGGATACTATCCCGCACCGCGGCCACCCTACGGGTTTCGGTGCATGAAGGTGGAAGTCAGACCAGGCGTTGCGAGGTCGGTGTTGATTCACGATGAGCACGAAGCGGAGCTCGTTCGGCTTATTTTTCAACTCTACATTGCCAGCAGCGGCGCGAAAGCCGTTGCTCGCACGCTGAATCAACGTCGACTCTTCTATCGGCAGGGAGCACCTTGGAGCCGGGACCGCGTGCTCGATGTGCTCCAGGAATCTGCAGTGCGTGGCACCTATGTTTGGGGCAAAGTAAGCGCGCGTAGGTGCAAGCGGAACGATCCGGCGGAATGGCTCGAGCTCCCCGTCAAGGCGATTGTCGAACCTGCTCTTTGTGACCTTGTCGACCAACTCCGAAAAGACCGTGACCTCGAACGGGCTCCGGGACATCAGGTAGAAACAGTGAATCTTCTCGCAAAGCTCGTTCGATGTCCGAAGTGTGACGCGAACTATCAATTGGAAACGTCCACAAAGCGAAGCCGACGACGAGGCCTGTACACGTACCGCTATTACAATTGTCGTACAGCTTGTCGCGTCGGCAAGGAGGGCTGCATTGGCGCTCGCATTCCGTGCGCCCGCCTCGACGAGGCGGTACTCGACTTCATCGCGGATTCCATTTGCACTCGCCCGCGATGCGAGAACCTGCTCGTTCACTTAACGAGCAACAGCGCACGTGAGGAGCGGCGAGCGAGAAAGGTTGCCCAACTGCAAGGTGATCTCGAAGACGTTCGCGACCACATGACTCGCTGGACCACGGTGGTTGAACGCGACGATCGCCATCGTGCGCTGGGCGAGAAGTCGATCCGCGAGCTACAGACTCAAGTGCGACACCTCTTGCGTCTTCTCGAACCCACCGCGCCACCCGCAGACTCCGCTTCCAGCCAGCATCTCGACCCGCAGACGCTCCAAGAAGCCTGGCGCGCTCTCGTGACCGGCGGCGGTACAGTCAGCCGCAACTACGTGCAGCACCTGATCGCCCGGATCGAGGTGAGGGAGAACGAAATTCGAATCGTTCCCCGCGAACCCTTCCCCCAGTGA
- a CDS encoding TetR/AcrR family transcriptional regulator: MKPARIDPRIVRTRTALREGLETLLRDRSFEELTLNDIAKASGLNRATIYKHHPDKFALLDALVSDELQTRLFAATSGGEWAGATKLAAVIRAACQCLQWVGSLGRQEDRLLRPIAEARVRTLLLRVIEYGLSEKLVVAVGKPELAAAMASAAIYGAAEAWASSGATSPRALDTYVAKVIAALASTLVPNPHPPPRSNRPLKFE; encoded by the coding sequence ATGAAGCCGGCTCGTATCGACCCCCGCATCGTCCGAACGCGCACAGCGCTGCGTGAAGGACTCGAGACCTTGCTCCGAGATCGCAGCTTCGAGGAGCTGACGCTCAACGACATCGCAAAAGCGTCGGGACTCAATCGCGCCACCATCTACAAGCATCATCCCGACAAATTCGCGCTCCTCGATGCGCTCGTTTCCGACGAGCTGCAGACACGCCTCTTCGCCGCCACGTCGGGAGGCGAGTGGGCGGGGGCGACGAAGCTCGCCGCCGTGATCCGTGCGGCCTGTCAGTGCCTGCAGTGGGTCGGTTCGCTCGGCCGGCAAGAGGATCGCCTACTCCGGCCGATTGCCGAGGCTCGCGTGCGCACGCTGCTTCTCCGGGTGATCGAGTACGGTCTGTCCGAGAAGCTGGTCGTTGCAGTCGGCAAACCCGAGCTGGCCGCCGCGATGGCAAGCGCGGCGATCTATGGAGCCGCCGAGGCCTGGGCGTCGAGCGGCGCGACTTCTCCCCGTGCCCTCGATACCTATGTTGCCAAGGTGATCGCTGCGCTCGCGAGCACACTCGTCCCGAATCCGCACCCGCCGCCGCGCTCGAATCGTCCGCTGAAGTTCGAGTGA
- a CDS encoding type II secretion system GspH family protein: protein MHRIISSRCRVHSIRRGARGVTLIEILVVLAILSLISGIVGFHVLNEYIRAQIVATEQNAKALRNLVVAYRLTGPDACPSVETLRQFSIIDAASKTTDAWDQSFLIVCEEAGEIRVSSAGPDRKHGTPDDIQAPPDLRLAADR, encoded by the coding sequence ATGCATCGAATCATCTCGTCTCGTTGCCGTGTTCATTCGATTCGCCGTGGAGCGCGAGGTGTCACGCTCATCGAGATTCTCGTTGTTCTTGCCATTCTTTCGCTCATATCGGGGATCGTCGGCTTTCACGTGTTGAACGAATACATACGAGCCCAGATTGTCGCGACCGAGCAAAATGCAAAAGCTCTGCGGAACCTTGTCGTCGCATATCGACTTACGGGTCCCGATGCGTGTCCCTCGGTCGAAACGTTGCGGCAGTTCTCGATTATCGATGCCGCGTCGAAGACCACGGATGCGTGGGACCAGTCCTTCCTCATCGTCTGTGAGGAAGCCGGTGAAATTCGCGTCTCCAGCGCGGGGCCCGATCGCAAGCACGGAACGCCCGACGACATTCAGGCACCGCCGGACCTGCGGCTCGCAGCCGATCGCTGA
- a CDS encoding organic hydroperoxide resistance protein: MSQIEKVLYTGKTNTTGGRDGKTRSEDGRLDVQLSSPGSAGPGTNPEQLFAAGWSACFIGAMGLAAKKLKVELPAGVAVDAEVDLGTGGGAYFLQARLNVHLPGLERQVAEALAEAAHQTCPYSKATRGNIDVEIKVV, encoded by the coding sequence ATGTCCCAGATCGAAAAAGTACTGTACACCGGCAAAACCAACACGACCGGCGGCCGCGACGGCAAGACCCGCAGCGAAGATGGCCGGCTCGACGTTCAGCTCTCGTCGCCGGGTTCTGCCGGCCCCGGCACGAACCCCGAACAGTTGTTCGCGGCGGGATGGTCGGCTTGTTTCATCGGAGCCATGGGGTTGGCGGCGAAGAAGTTGAAGGTGGAGCTTCCCGCCGGCGTAGCGGTAGACGCCGAGGTGGATCTCGGCACGGGTGGCGGCGCGTATTTTCTGCAGGCCCGCCTCAACGTTCACCTGCCGGGCTTGGAGCGCCAAGTGGCCGAGGCGCTGGCGGAAGCGGCACACCAGACTTGCCCCTACTCGAAGGCCACCCGGGGCAACATCGATGTGGAGATCAAAGTCGTCTAG
- a CDS encoding nucleotide-binding protein yields the protein MAGRKSTPRAPEVGAPTISATQAIERLHKLSEEGNTLASMSEVSETSLDGWVTKARMMVQAAFGANSDEVSYFANAGEYLDLFRKASARELAAARLEELLAKISTLNAYISHLESIADAQPSAAVKPALSTKDPDHVFLVHGHDTSALHETARFLQLVGLTPIVLSEQASRGQTVIEKFEEHAGRAPYAVVLMTPDDRGGPVSATFEQQNLRARQNVIFELGYFVGALGRKHVCALYKVGTEIPSDFSGVVYVAIEGDWRLQLARELKSVFASVDLNNAL from the coding sequence ATGGCAGGCCGAAAGTCGACTCCCCGGGCTCCAGAAGTGGGCGCGCCAACGATCAGTGCAACGCAGGCTATTGAGAGGCTTCACAAGCTTTCGGAGGAAGGCAACACCCTTGCATCAATGTCCGAGGTAAGTGAGACGTCTCTGGACGGGTGGGTGACCAAGGCGAGAATGATGGTCCAAGCTGCGTTCGGAGCGAACTCCGACGAAGTTAGTTATTTCGCGAATGCGGGGGAATATCTGGACCTTTTTCGAAAAGCATCCGCTCGAGAGCTTGCAGCGGCGCGTCTCGAGGAACTGCTTGCGAAGATTTCTACACTGAACGCGTATATCTCGCATTTGGAATCCATCGCGGACGCGCAACCATCGGCTGCGGTGAAGCCCGCGCTCAGCACGAAGGATCCGGATCACGTCTTTCTGGTCCATGGGCATGATACCTCCGCGCTTCACGAGACAGCGCGATTCTTACAGCTTGTGGGGCTTACTCCGATCGTCCTCAGCGAGCAGGCGAGTCGCGGGCAGACCGTCATCGAGAAGTTCGAGGAACACGCTGGACGAGCCCCATATGCGGTCGTCCTAATGACTCCCGATGATCGCGGTGGGCCCGTGTCCGCAACCTTCGAGCAACAGAACCTGCGCGCAAGGCAGAATGTCATCTTCGAGCTTGGATACTTCGTCGGGGCGCTGGGGCGAAAGCACGTTTGTGCCTTGTACAAGGTCGGCACCGAGATACCATCTGACTTCTCGGGCGTTGTGTATGTTGCCATCGAAGGCGATTGGAGGCTGCAGCTCGCGAGGGAGCTGAAGTCGGTCTTCGCCTCTGTCGACCTCAACAACGCCCTTTAG